The Meleagris gallopavo isolate NT-WF06-2002-E0010 breed Aviagen turkey brand Nicholas breeding stock chromosome 25, Turkey_5.1, whole genome shotgun sequence genomic interval ATGCAAAGTCCCCATGGCTCCAGTGGGGACATTCTGCCAGGAGGGTGGGAGAACCCAAGGGGACTTTGCTTTCTTGCTCTCCTGGGGCAGCTGATGAGGTtcacctgcagctcctgcactgctgTAAGTGGTGCTgcaagctgcaggcagcagagccttGGGAGGGAGCACAGAGGTTCCCCCAACCCCCCCAACCCATGGGTGCTCATGGTGGGGCAACCCAAAGGCCCACACCCCCCCACCCCATGGTCCCATCCTGGTTCTGGGAGGGCTGTGCCTTTTGGCTGCAGCCAGCTCCCTGCCCACCCAGTGGTCCTATTTAAGCAGGGCAGTGGGTGGGGGGTGGGTGGGTGCAGGATGGAGGACTGGGGGTGGTTGTTGGTGGTGCTtagggctgcagtgctgctgggtgagTGCTCAGTGTGAGGGGGGAAGGGGTGATGGCTGTGCTCTCTTTGTGGGGAGATGTCCCTCGggtggtgctgagctctgccttGTCCCCATGCCAGGGAGGAGTGGGGACCCCTTCCCTGTAGACCCCCAGCTTCAGAATCCTCTGCCTCTGTCCTGGATGGGCAGAGTGGGAGCCCTCCTCTGCACCTCCCCTGCTCTGTCCCTTCTTTCTGGGGTTTTATGCAGGCATTGAGCCAGGgaccagctcagctgccagccctgccctTGGAGAGGTGGACAAGCAGCATTTTAAAGGGCTTTAAAAATTAttgcttccctttttcctttccaggagCAGAGAGCGAAGCTCCTCCAGAGAGACCCACGTTTGGAGATGTCTACCATGTTGAAGGTACTGCTGGGGGGTCCGGCacctctgggtgctgctgagtGGCTGCTGTGGGTGGGATCAGTGGGGTGACACCATGGGGCGCCCACAGGAACCATCAGCCTGCCCTATGCCGAGATCAGGGAGCCCTTTGAAGCCTGGTACAACCTCACAGGGGAGAAGAGCCGCATCGAGTATTACGGCGGTGGGTGCAGAGAACTCGTGGCCTCCCCACGGAGCCACCCCAGTGCCAGCGCCGTGGCTGGAACCCAGTGCTGTCCCATCCCCAGGGCAAGTGGTCACCTTCCAGTTCGGCTCCATGGGGCCTTTTGGTGCCAGCTTCAAAGTGACCCCAGAGACCACGGAGACGGAGCTGAACGTCCGCAAATGTTTCCGCATCAACGGCACGGATGGGGATCTCATCATCCCACAGAGTGTCTTCCCCAGCCTGGAGCACTTCAGGGTGAGCCCTGGGCATGGTGACTGGGGGTGAGACAGGGGACGGGATGGGACAGCGATGGGCACGGTGGGTGCCACCAGAGCTCCCGTGAGAGGGCAGAAGTGGTTGGGAATGGGGCAAATGCGAGGCCAGGTCCAGGCCTGGCATTCTGAGGGGCACAGTGCACAGGGGGGACGCGGTGGCAGTGAGGTGTTGCTGACATCTCGTGCCCAGCGGGTGCGGGAGGAGCAGTTCCACGGGCAGCACTGCACCGTATGGCAGAACGTCTCCTACTGGGGCCATAAGAAGAACGTCTACACGCTGCGGGTGGGCAGCTCGATGCACGGCCCCGTGCCCCTGCATTATGAGGTGCGGGGCTACAACAGCCTGCTGGGCTCCCACTACGACAAATACGAGATCGAGTACAGCGCCTTCGGGCACCGCTTCGACCCCAGCATCTTCCAGCTCCCACACggtgagcagctgctgccaccccacagccctcctgggGATGTGCCTGCACGAAACGCAGCCCTGTGTCCTCCTCTTTAACTTGCTTTAATGAAGTTGCATGCACCCTCTAATTTGGGTCAATAGGTTTAGGAGAAAGGGAGGTGGGAAAATAGGTGAAAATGATAACTGTAGTGATCCCAGTGTTGGGGAACCCTGTTTTGGTGCAGTGCAGGGATgctccagctctggctgcagatgCAGATCCCCCATGCAGACCCCTATAGAGGGCAGGCACTGGGTGCACACCCTGCATACAGATATCTATAGGGCGGGCACCCCATGGTCTGCAGGTGCCATACACCCTGCTGCGGGGTCAGGAGCTGCTGTCTATGCCCCGAGGCCGCAGCCCCGCTCTGTGCCCCATAGGTGTGCAGTGTGAGCAGTGGCCCACAGCCGGCCCCGAGCACCGCATCGTGGCCAACCCCATGCAGGAGTTTGTGGGGACTGCCCCGGACATGGAGCGCGTCCACCACCGCCTCTTCCACCGCTATAAGGAGAGGTTTGGGAAACGCTACAGCAGTGAGGAGGAGCACGAGCACCGCAAGAGAACCTTCATCCACAACATGCGGTGCATATGGGGCGGCGGGTGGAGAGCTGGAGGCTCACAGGGGTTCCCCTGACCCCACAGCATCTCTCCCCACCCCCAGGTTTGTGCACTCCAAGAACCGTGCCGCGCTCTCCTACTCGCTGGCGCTGAACCACCTGGCTGACCGCACGCCCCAGGAGATGGCCGCCATGCGGGGACGGCGCCGGAGCGGGGACCCCAACCATGGGCAGAGCTTCTCCATGCAGCTCTACACCGGTCTCATCCTGCCCGAGAGCCTGGACTGGAGGCTGTACGGTGAGGAGGGAGCCGGCTTGGCTGGGAGCATGGAGAGCCCTCAcctcctgcctcagtttcccttcaCACCCCATCGGTTGTCCCGCTGTCCCCAGGCGCGGTGACCCCCGTGAAGGACCAGGCTGTCTGTGGGTCCTGCTGGAGCTTCGCCACCACGGGGGCCATGGAGGGGGCCCTCTTCCTCAAGGTGGGAGCGGGGATCCAACGCTTTGGGGTGGCCAGAGGGTTCCTGTCCCTGTCCCTACAGCGTGTCCCCCCGCAGACCGGCGTGCTGACCCCGCTGTCCCAGCAAGTCCTCATCGACTGCTCCTGGGGCTTTGGGAACTATGCGTGTGATGGGGGTGAGGAGTGGAGAGCCTACGAGTGGATCAAGAAGCACGGCGGCATCGCCAGCACCGAGTCCTACGGGCCTTACCTGGGACAGGTGAGGGTGCTGGGGGTGCGCACACCCCATCCTCCCATCCAGGATATGGGGTACAGAGAGAGACTCCTCCAAATCTGCTGTCATCTCTTTGTTGGTGGATGGCTGCTCCCTTTGGTTTGGTTATTCTTTGCTAGGGTGTGTTGGATCCCCACCCTGGACCATGATGTCACCCCAGTGTCCCCCTCCCAGAATGGCTACTGCCACTACAACCAGTCGGAGCTGGTGGCCCCGCTCACCGGCTACGTCACTGTGGAGCCGGGCAATGCTGAAGCTCTGAAAGCTGCACTGTTCAAGCACGGCCCCGTAGCTGTCAACATTGATGCCTCACACAAGTCCTTCACCTTCTACGCCAACGGGGTCTACGAGGAGCCCCACTGTGGTGAGGGGGGGGCGGAACCCAGTGGAGATGATGGAAATGAGGATGGATGGAGATGGGGACGATGGGGGTCAGTGGATAGGTGGCAATGGGATGGGTGGAGATGGGCATGgggatgtctttttttctgttttcctcccagGGAATGAGACGTCAGAGCTGGACCACgcagtgctggctgtgggcTATGGCGTCCTGCATGGCAAGAGTTACTGGCTCATCAAGAACTCCTGGTCCACCTTCTGGGGCAACGATGGCTACATCCTCATGGCCATGAAGGACAACAACTGCGGCGTGGccactgctgcttccttcccCATCCTGGCTTGATGGGATGACGGGACAGCCTCATGCAGGCActgtccccactgtgtccctCTATGCAGGCGAGGGGACAGCAGAGGGACACAGGGCTCTGCgaggtggctgtggggtggaggAAGGCAGACGATGCTCTGTTGAGGTATTTTATCAACACAGCAATAAACATCTATAGAGAAGCGATCCGTCcatcctgctggctgtgctctgtcaccctcgACCCACCTTCAATGCCCATCCCCTACACCCGATGGCATCCCCTTGTAACTGCTTGTGCAAGGGCTGCATCTTCCCCCAAATGGGCTGTGGtggcagagagcagccctgcccaaCAGCTGCATCCTTTCTGTGCCCAGCAAATGgcccagggagctgctgtgctccctcACCACGGAGCCTCGTCCTTCCCTGATTGCTCCCGATTGAGGGTGGCAGGTcataatattttcttgttttccttcccttgttCACCTGCTTATTTTACAATTTGCTGCACTGATTTCTGAAGTGGTCTTTAATCATTCCCAGCAGGGGTGCTGAGTCGAATTCACGTCTGGGAGAGAAACGATCACCGTGCAGGAATAATGTGGTTTATTCCGTGGGAGTCTGGGTCTCCAGATCTTTGATTCTCTCGGCTGCAGTCAATAAAACACGCTTTGACTTTCAGGGAACCGTGACTTTCAGGCTCCCTTTGGATGGGTGATGCTGTGAATTTGCTGCTGAACACGCAGGAggctctgggagctgcaggctgtgcaccCCCAGAAGCATTTATCAGGAGCTGAAAATTTTGCATTTGTGGCACTGGGGAAAGCAGAGGCTCCAAGTGGGGGTTGTTGAGCAGGGATGGGACTTTAAATTAAGGtcggtttgttttctttggaaaaggaTTTAGGGATGGAGGTGTCTGAGAAGAggtctgctgctgcagaactgcCATCCCAGAGTAGTTCTGGGGGAAATGCCCTGGATTTGGTACTGGATGGTGAAACAGAGCTGAACTTGGTGTGCTATGAAGGCAGCGAGTGCTGCCCTGTGTGTGAAACGTGATTTcaccccctccctcccttccccatccAGCCCCACATCATTACCTGGTGCCTGTAACCACActgctgcagaagcaaaagGTGAGATCTGGGGGTGGCAGGCTGTCCTTTGGCACGGTGGGTCCTCACATGCCTGGCCACGTGAGCATGcatggctggggagcagagggcTCTGAGCTTCTCCTCTCATCTCGGCAAGGACTGTTTCCACTCTGCCAAGCCAGAAGAGGCAGAGCAGGACTTTGTGGTACACTTCCAGTAGGGCTGGCAGCCTCCTGCCTGCCCCTCCGTGACCCCAGGCCGTGTGCCACCACAGTGTCCCCACGACAAGGACACAAACCTGGGGGGGACGATCCTGGCTCCATGCTGGGCTCTGACCCACGCGCTCTGAGCCCTGTGCTGGCTGAGACATGGAGAGAGATGAAACAGCACAGCCCTCAAACAACACCCCTCCCACACTCCGAGGCTGTTTTGTTCCAGCAAAATGTGCATTCTGCGGGTGAGAGCATCCAGATCTGCAGGATCAATCTGTCCACACGTCCAGAAACTCGGGGCGGGCTGCCTTTGCCAAGGTAAACGATCCCCTGAGGGAGGGTGGTGGGGATTTCAGCTGGGTTTGCTTCTCgccctgccctgggctgtgctggatgctgcATTTCCCTCCAGAGACAGCTGTGCTCCGGCACAGACCTCTGTGCAGCAATGCCAGGTGGCCACAAAACACTCTCCAGCCCCAAAGCTGGCTGCCTTTCAGCGCCGGATGAATTATCTGTGAAAACCTCTGGTGGCTCGCACAAAACAAGGTAATTATTCAGAAAGCAGGGGGACACGGAGAGAGCCAGCATCTGAAAATATTATCTGTGAGTGATTTAGAGAACCACAGACAGAGCCGGAGAACAGCAGCTGGATCAAAGCGGGTTTGGCAATTCCTTGGTTCCCAGATGCTCCATCCGAGCGGGGCTCTCATGAACTCCCAGTTGGGGTCAGGGCTCCTCGGGTCACTCTGCGGACAGCAGTGTTGCACAGCCCTTTGGCTTTATGATGACAAAGAGTACGATTCGGGGCAGAAAAGCTTGCTTTTTTGCCACAGAAACCACAGCATTTGGGGGCACAAGCGATCATGTCCAGAAAGACCCAAGTGATTGCAAGACCTCTGCAAGACAGTTTGCTCAAAGCTGCGCTGTTGCTAACGAGGCTATCCTGGAAAATCACTGAGGCAGTGGCTTTTTAAACGTTTCTTCTTACACTTCCCTCAGTAGCAGCTTTACAAACGCTCTTCCTTAGCCAAACGTCCTTCCCTTGGCGACTGTGACTGCTCTGGCAGGTTTGTTGTTCTAAAATGAACCGCTCCTCTTGCTCAGCTCGAGAGATTTGCAACCCACCTCTCTCCCTCCAGACTTTTTGGAGGTTTCATTCCTTGTAACGAACCGCTCGCGGCGTTTACGTCTTCCAGGTGTGCTGTCAAACCCTTCCGAAAGTCCTCCACCTCCACCCCATTTCCCTAAGAAACCGTTCTCAGAGCATCCCAGCCCCCTGGGCAACGAGGAGGGTTTTGTTTAACGCTACCCACCGCCTCTGCCAagctctgccttctgctctCACCCACCGCTACTTCCCAATCACCATCCAGCACGCAGCACAGTGCAACAAATTTCATGAAATTAAGTATTTCTCCTACACACAGCATATTTGCCCGGTGATTATAACTAGTCCCCGAGGTAGCCAAGCACAGCAGAATTTCAGTTTAATATGCACACCCACGCAGCCTTACTAAAAACCCAAGACACTCCCCCGGTCCTTCTCGGGAAAGGCTGAGCACTGCGGTGAGCATCTCCTGTTTCAGCTTCACCACTTGCACAAACCACGCCTGGGAATGCTCCGTGATCCACTGtacaaaaaaccaaaaaggtGGAGAAATAAAGTTTCCCAAAGATTTCAAGGTATCCCTGATGGCCCAACAGTGAGAGGGGTTTGAGAACTCAGGAATGTCAGACAAAACAGACACGCAGCAACTGGATCACACGCTGCTGTGCCTTTATGAACACAACCACCAGTAGTTGCTGCTTTATGCGTTTGCTTTGTCTTGGATTTACAGAGTGAACTTTTAACTCCAAAGTGCTTTAATTCCCTCATTTGTttgggcaggcagcagggctgtaCGTTCGCAGCACCTGTGAATGTCACACTGTAAAAATGACAAAGACTCCATTTAAAACACAGAGCAATTCCCCACTGTTTGCACAGCAGATGGTTTGCCCTCACCTCACACCCATAGCAAAACAGAGGCAATTTTCCCAACGGCGCAAGCTGCAGACCGCAGCACCCAACCCGGGGTGTAAACACAGCAAGCTGCAATTTGCATTGCCTATCCTGCCCCAAACGTGAGATCCACCCCTGCAGATCACAGCTTGCCTCGGCTGCGCCTGGGGCTTGAAGACGTGCAACTGCCCTCACAGCAACCACCGACTTCTGCAGTTGGTGCAAAAAGGGAAACAACCCCGCGAGGAAGTTCTCCTTTTGCTGCAGATGCCACCCCCTGCCTCactctcccttccttttcctccaaTTCATACATCCAACCCTTTAAGCACAGCTGCGGCTGCACTACAGCATCCATCAGCCACCTCCTGGCTCTACTTTTGGGCTGAGCAaccctgcagcctcctgcttctcttcctctAGCCCTCACTCTCTCTCAGCACCCCATGCCCTGAGCCCTCCCCTCCCACCCTCACACAGGACAGCTATGGCTCTCACTGAGCCTCGGTGATGCCTTTCCCCATCCTTCAGCCCTTGGTCCAGTCTTGGCCCTGCCCTCGTCTCTGGGCAGACCCAGACCCAGGCTGAGAACCAGACCCTGTTTCCTGCCCTCACCCTCCTCCACCTTTTGCACATACTGGCCCCTGGCCAGGTCCGGCCTGGCTCAGCCCCTGCACTCAGCCCCAGCCCGGCCCAGCTCAGTCCCTGCCCGCACTCCTGCAGGCCCTGCCCACcctctgccctcagccccatcctgccccacTTCCGCTTCCGGTTCCCCTCCCCCACCCCNNNNNNNNNNNNNNNNNNNNNNNNNNNNNNNNNNNNNNNNNNNNNNNNNNNNNNNNNNNNNNNNNNNNNNNNNNNNNNNNNNNNNNNNNNNNNNNNNNNNCCCCAGAGGTGATGCCCGTCTCACAGCTGTGCCcccacctcccagccccaccGCTGGCAATGAGGGCAGGATTTCCGCTGGAAGAAGAGCAATTCCCGGATCCGAGGGGGCTGCGGGGGNNNNNNNNNNNNNNNNNNNNNNNNNNNNNNNNNNNNNNNNNNNNNNNNNNNNNNNNNNNNNNNNNNNNNNNNNNNNNNNNNNNNNNNNNNNNNNNNNNNNAGTGCCATCGTGCTGCCAGCGCCGTGCCCTCCATCACCCCCAGCACCACGGGTCCAGCATCGTCACCACTTCCCATCCATCTGCTCCGATTTCCAGAGCCTGATGGCACGGGGAGGTTCTGGTGTTGGATGGCTGCGGTcccaaagctgctcagccacaCGACCACCAGCAGCGGGGGCACACGTGGGGTGCAGTGCCAGCCTCGGCCCCACGGTTTGATCACAGAACTGTGGGATCGTGGCACATCCTGAACAGGGGGGACCCACAGTGGGGTCACCCTGCAGGTCATCCCAAGGGCCTTGGGGACACCACGGTGAACAACATGCGGGGTTCAGCCATGACCACGGGCTGCACCGGGAGAGGGAATGGGGCCAAAGGTGCACAGCGTGGTGGCCTCAGCTCCTGGGAAcgtgtgggcagcagcaggaggaaccACGTCAGCCCCACAAGCACCTCCACCAGGGCAGGAGGAAGCGGCCAGCGAGTGCAGCaacaaggaggaggaggggaggaagggaaaggagctGCAGCCTCTAAAGGAACCTCCTGGCCGGCACGGACCCAGGCTTTGGGCTGAGAAATAGAGCAGGGATCCCAGCAGGGCTGAGAGGCAACACCCCAAGCTGCATGCTACCTCCATACCCCACACTCTCACGTCCTCCTGCGTGGCCCTACAACCCCAGAGGTGCTGGGCACCGTGATGCAgcccagcctggagaagaggaaccaacactgcagcacacacagcacccaCAGGGCCGGATTCACAGCTCCCGGCCCCAATCCCAGCTGTGGGACCAGCACTGTGGGGCAGGTGGATGTGAAGGAGGGGAGGGGACGAGAggatgtggggacagcagcagagatggtGGGGTGGGATGCAGCCAGGATGCAACAGCAGGAGAGCATCGCCCAAGAGCAGCCATCCCAGCGGGGTGGTGGCAATGGGGACGTGGTGGTACCTCAATGGGGACGTGGTGGTACCTCAATGGGGACGTGGTGGTACCTCAATGGGGACGTGATGGTACCTCAATGGGGACGTGGTGGTACCTCAATGGGGACGTGGTGGTACCTCAATGGGGACGTGGTGGTACCTCAATGGGGACGTGATGGTACCTCAGTGGGGACGTGGTGACGCCCAAATGGGGACATGGTGGGGCACAACGGGGACATGGTTGGATGCAATGCTTTCCAG includes:
- the LOC100547653 gene encoding digestive cysteine proteinase 1-like; the encoded protein is MEDWGWLLVVLRAAVLLGAESEAPPERPTFGDVYHVEGTISLPYAEIREPFEAWYNLTGEKSRIEYYGGQVVTFQFGSMGPFGASFKVTPETTETELNVRKCFRINGTDGDLIIPQSVFPSLEHFRRVREEQFHGQHCTVWQNVSYWGHKKNVYTLRVGSSMHGPVPLHYEVRGYNSLLGSHYDKYEIEYSAFGHRFDPSIFQLPHGVQCEQWPTAGPEHRIVANPMQEFVGTAPDMERVHHRLFHRYKERFGKRYSSEEEHEHRKRTFIHNMRFVHSKNRAALSYSLALNHLADRTPQEMAAMRGRRRSGDPNHGQSFSMQLYTGLILPESLDWRLYGAVTPVKDQAVCGSCWSFATTGAMEGALFLKTGVLTPLSQQVLIDCSWGFGNYACDGGEEWRAYEWIKKHGGIASTESYGPYLGQNGYCHYNQSELVAPLTGYVTVEPGNAEALKAALFKHGPVAVNIDASHKSFTFYANGVYEEPHCGNETSELDHAVLAVGYGVLHGKSYWLIKNSWSTFWGNDGYILMAMKDNNCGVATAASFPILA